A part of Streptomyces sp. NBC_01235 genomic DNA contains:
- the hypE gene encoding hydrogenase expression/formation protein HypE — protein MSDTTDLPAAALDIEAWTCPAPVRDRPRVVMGHGGGGVLSAELVQQIFAPAFGGEVLAQMGDAAVLSLGGARLAFSTDSYVVRPLFFPGGSIGDLAVNGTVNDLAMSGARAAYLSCGFILEEGVELDAVTRVSEALGAAARTAGVEVATGDTKVVEAGHGDGIFINTAGIGLVPAGVDLRPQRVVPGDVVIVSGAIGVHGVAIMSVREGLEFGVEIKSDCAALGGLVDAMLAVTPDLHVLRDPTRGGLAASLNEIAAASGTGVVIRERDVPVPPAVANACAILGLDPMYIANEGKLVAFVPREHADAVLEAMRAHPLGADSVIIGEAVEAHPGMVVARTGLGGTRVVDLPIGEQLPRIC, from the coding sequence TTGTCTGACACCACCGATCTCCCCGCCGCCGCCCTCGACATCGAGGCGTGGACCTGCCCGGCACCGGTGCGCGACCGGCCGCGCGTCGTCATGGGCCACGGCGGTGGCGGAGTCCTTTCCGCCGAGCTGGTCCAGCAGATCTTCGCGCCCGCCTTCGGGGGCGAAGTGCTCGCCCAGATGGGTGACGCCGCCGTCCTCTCCCTGGGCGGTGCCCGGCTGGCGTTCTCCACCGACTCCTACGTGGTGCGGCCGCTGTTCTTCCCCGGCGGCAGCATCGGCGACCTGGCGGTCAACGGCACCGTCAACGACCTCGCCATGAGCGGAGCCCGCGCCGCCTACCTCTCCTGCGGCTTCATCCTGGAGGAGGGCGTCGAGCTGGACGCGGTCACGCGGGTGTCCGAGGCGCTGGGGGCGGCCGCGCGCACCGCCGGTGTGGAGGTGGCCACCGGCGACACCAAGGTGGTGGAGGCAGGCCACGGCGACGGGATCTTCATCAACACGGCGGGCATCGGTCTCGTCCCGGCGGGCGTCGATCTGCGTCCTCAGCGGGTCGTCCCCGGCGACGTCGTGATCGTCAGCGGCGCCATCGGCGTCCACGGGGTGGCGATCATGAGCGTGCGCGAGGGCCTGGAATTCGGAGTGGAGATCAAGAGCGACTGCGCGGCGCTCGGCGGCCTCGTGGACGCCATGCTCGCCGTCACCCCGGACCTGCACGTGCTGCGCGATCCCACCCGAGGCGGCCTGGCGGCCTCGCTCAACGAGATCGCGGCGGCCTCCGGCACCGGGGTGGTCATCCGGGAACGCGACGTCCCGGTCCCGCCGGCCGTGGCCAACGCCTGCGCCATCCTCGGCCTGGACCCCATGTACATCGCCAACGAGGGCAAGCTGGTGGCCTTCGTCCCGCGCGAGCACGCCGACGCCGTCCTGGAGGCGATGCGAGCCCATCCGCTGGGCGCGGACTCCGTGATCATCGGTGAGGCCGTCGAGGCGCATCCCGGCATGGTCGTGGCCCGGACCGGCCTGGGGGGAACGCGGGTGGTCGATCTGCCGATCGGGGAGCAACTGCCCCGGATCTGCTGA
- a CDS encoding 2-hydroxyacid dehydrogenase: MSGTPSRRPLVVVSRTGLPGDGVGRLAARFDVTAWPEAAPPAPAELAGLVRGCEGLLVLGTDRVDATLLDAAGPGLRVVALASMGYDSVDVTAAVERGVVVTHTPDVLADTTADVAMALILMARRRLPAGMDALRRGAWGAFRMDAFLGLDVHGATLGLIGYGRIARAVARRAAGFGMRVQHHHPRRKEDDELSRWVPFDELLRTSDVVSVHTPLTAETKSMIGAAELALMKPTSTLVNTGRGGVVDEDALLVALRRGELHSAGLDVMTDEPRTDPSDPLFAEPHLVVLPHVGSATEATRAAMVDLAARNVAAVLDGHSAPTPIPGTPGLPGRHHVAAGPTES; this comes from the coding sequence ATGTCCGGCACGCCCTCCCGCCGCCCCCTTGTAGTGGTCAGCCGCACCGGCCTTCCGGGAGACGGCGTCGGGCGACTCGCCGCCCGTTTCGATGTCACCGCCTGGCCGGAGGCCGCGCCGCCGGCACCCGCCGAGCTGGCCGGGCTGGTCCGGGGCTGCGAGGGCCTGCTCGTCCTCGGCACTGACCGCGTCGACGCCACACTGCTCGACGCGGCGGGCCCCGGCCTGCGGGTCGTCGCTCTTGCGTCGATGGGCTACGACAGCGTCGACGTGACAGCCGCCGTGGAGCGCGGCGTCGTCGTCACCCACACCCCCGACGTACTCGCGGACACCACCGCCGACGTGGCGATGGCGCTGATCCTCATGGCCAGGCGCCGCCTGCCCGCCGGCATGGACGCGCTGCGCCGCGGCGCATGGGGCGCCTTCCGCATGGACGCGTTCCTGGGGCTCGACGTGCACGGGGCCACCCTCGGCCTGATCGGCTACGGCCGGATCGCCCGTGCCGTCGCCCGAAGGGCCGCCGGTTTCGGCATGCGCGTGCAGCACCACCACCCGCGGCGCAAGGAGGACGACGAACTGTCCCGCTGGGTGCCGTTCGACGAACTTCTGCGGACCAGCGACGTGGTGTCCGTGCACACCCCGCTGACGGCAGAGACCAAGAGCATGATCGGCGCCGCCGAACTCGCTCTGATGAAACCGACCTCGACATTGGTCAACACCGGTCGCGGCGGAGTCGTGGACGAAGACGCCCTGCTGGTGGCGCTGCGCCGCGGGGAACTGCACTCGGCCGGACTGGACGTGATGACCGACGAACCGCGCACGGATCCTTCCGACCCGCTCTTCGCCGAGCCGCACTTGGTGGTACTGCCGCACGTCGGTTCGGCGACGGAGGCGACTCGTGCGGCCATGGTGGATCTCGCCGCCCGCAATGTCGCGGCGGTCCTGGACGGGCACTCGGCTCCCACGCCGATCCCAGGCACTCCGGGCCTGCCCGGCCGGCACCACGTGGCGGCAGGTCCTACGGAGTCATGA
- the gnd gene encoding phosphogluconate dehydrogenase (NAD(+)-dependent, decarboxylating), translated as MQTGIVGLGRMGGNMAARWRDRGHEVIGYSRTSPDRDVNSLEELVGKLAAPRVLWLMLPAGDPTRQALRQLADLLSPGDVVVEGGNSRFTDDTEHARMLAEHGVGYVDCGVSGGVWGRENGYGVMCGGADEHVRRVWPLLESLAPEQDGICHAGPVGAGHYAKMVHNGIEYGMMQALAEGYELLEASEYVPDVPKVLASWRHGTVVRSWLLDLLVRALEQDSGLAGLSGRVDDSGEGRWTVEEAVRLAVSAPAMTAALFARFASRKPDAAQLKALAAMRQQFGGHAVHAAPTVSAGSA; from the coding sequence ATGCAGACAGGAATCGTCGGTCTCGGACGCATGGGCGGCAACATGGCGGCTCGCTGGCGCGACCGCGGCCACGAGGTGATCGGCTACAGCCGCACCTCGCCGGACCGTGACGTGAACTCCCTGGAGGAACTGGTCGGCAAGCTCGCCGCCCCCCGCGTGCTCTGGTTGATGCTCCCGGCCGGTGACCCCACGCGCCAGGCGCTCCGGCAGCTGGCCGACCTGTTGTCTCCGGGCGACGTGGTGGTCGAGGGCGGCAACTCGCGCTTCACCGACGACACCGAGCACGCCCGGATGCTCGCCGAGCACGGCGTCGGCTACGTCGACTGCGGTGTCAGCGGCGGCGTCTGGGGCCGGGAGAACGGCTACGGGGTGATGTGCGGCGGCGCGGACGAGCACGTCCGGCGCGTCTGGCCGCTGCTGGAATCGCTCGCCCCGGAACAGGACGGCATCTGCCACGCCGGCCCGGTGGGCGCCGGCCACTACGCCAAGATGGTTCACAACGGCATCGAGTACGGCATGATGCAGGCCCTCGCCGAGGGCTACGAACTGCTGGAGGCCAGCGAGTACGTCCCCGACGTTCCGAAGGTGCTCGCCTCCTGGCGGCACGGCACGGTCGTACGCTCCTGGCTGCTCGACCTCCTCGTCCGCGCCCTGGAACAGGACTCGGGCCTGGCCGGCCTCTCCGGCCGGGTCGACGACTCCGGCGAGGGCCGCTGGACGGTCGAGGAGGCGGTACGCCTGGCGGTGTCCGCCCCCGCCATGACCGCCGCGCTCTTCGCCCGCTTCGCCTCCCGCAAGCCGGACGCAGCCCAGCTGAAGGCGCTCGCCGCGATGCGGCAGCAGTTCGGTGGGCACGCCGTGCACGCCGCGCCGACCGTTTCCGCCGGCTCGGCCTGA
- a CDS encoding NAD(P)-dependent oxidoreductase, whose protein sequence is MSSPSPRSETVGFVGLGAMGLPMAANLAKAGFDVLVWNRGRAPLDAAVAAGCRAADRPAEVAAGARTVVTMLPDLPQVRDVSAGEDGLLAGLDPAATAQAMDTLVVMGTVSPVAVRALAQELRPHGVTVIDAPVSGGVTGARDGTLSIMAGGTEDAVERVRPYLTAMGSTVRRMGDTGAGSLAKACNQLVVAATLVALAEAVVLGEHGGLAPAALLEVLAGGLASSEVLAQKRHHLADSDFTPSGPARYLNKDLGFVLDSAADAHVELPLSTSVARLYAAIDDRGLGGLDNSVVLRLLREDNSPSHPHHTSKD, encoded by the coding sequence GTGAGCTCGCCGTCTCCCCGGTCCGAGACGGTCGGCTTCGTCGGGCTCGGCGCGATGGGCCTGCCGATGGCGGCCAACCTCGCGAAGGCGGGCTTCGACGTCCTGGTCTGGAACCGGGGCCGCGCCCCGCTCGACGCCGCCGTCGCCGCCGGCTGCCGTGCGGCCGACCGTCCCGCCGAGGTCGCGGCCGGCGCCCGCACCGTCGTCACCATGCTCCCGGATCTGCCTCAGGTCCGGGACGTGTCGGCCGGCGAGGACGGACTGCTCGCGGGGCTGGACCCGGCCGCGACGGCCCAGGCGATGGACACCCTCGTCGTGATGGGCACCGTCTCCCCCGTCGCCGTGCGCGCCCTGGCCCAGGAACTTCGTCCCCACGGCGTCACCGTCATCGACGCTCCCGTCAGCGGTGGCGTGACCGGCGCCCGCGACGGCACCCTGTCGATCATGGCGGGCGGAACGGAGGACGCCGTCGAACGCGTCCGCCCGTACCTGACCGCCATGGGCTCGACCGTCCGCCGCATGGGCGACACGGGAGCCGGATCGCTCGCCAAGGCATGCAACCAACTCGTCGTCGCCGCAACCCTGGTGGCGCTCGCCGAGGCCGTCGTGCTCGGCGAACACGGCGGACTCGCCCCGGCGGCCCTGCTGGAGGTGTTGGCCGGCGGTCTCGCCTCCTCGGAGGTTCTCGCCCAGAAGCGCCACCACCTCGCCGACAGCGACTTCACCCCCTCCGGCCCCGCCCGCTACCTCAACAAGGACCTCGGCTTCGTCCTGGACAGCGCCGCGGACGCACACGTCGAGCTGCCGCTGTCCACCTCCGTCGCCCGCCTGTACGCGGCGATCGACGACCGGGGGCTCGGCGGCCTGGACAACAGCGTCGTCCTCCGACTGTTGCGTGAGGACAACAGTCCCTCCCACCCGCACCACACCTCGAAGGACTGA
- a CDS encoding SDR family oxidoreductase, whose amino-acid sequence MKAPALFDLAGRRALVTGSSKGIGAALATGLAEAGAEVVLNGRDAGALERARQELAEKTGAKVHTAAFDVTDDRAVQRAVREIEDGLGPLDILVNNTGVQHREPMLEVSAENFERVLHTNLTSAFLVGRTAAVGMIERGHGKIVNICSVQTWLARPGIAAYAASKGGLAMLTRSMCAEWAGSGLTVNALAPGYVVTELTRPLVDDPAFDSWIRGRTPAGRWATVEDLVGTLVWLAAPASDFVNGQVIAVDGGLTAVV is encoded by the coding sequence GTGAAGGCTCCCGCCCTGTTCGACCTCGCCGGCCGCCGCGCCCTGGTGACCGGCTCCAGCAAAGGCATCGGAGCCGCCCTCGCCACCGGACTGGCCGAAGCGGGCGCTGAAGTCGTCCTGAACGGCCGCGACGCCGGGGCGCTGGAGCGCGCCCGGCAGGAACTGGCCGAGAAGACCGGGGCCAAGGTGCACACGGCGGCCTTCGACGTCACCGACGACAGGGCCGTGCAACGGGCGGTCCGGGAGATCGAGGACGGCCTGGGCCCGCTGGACATCCTCGTCAACAACACCGGCGTGCAGCACCGCGAGCCGATGCTGGAGGTCTCCGCGGAGAACTTCGAGCGGGTGCTGCACACCAACCTCACGAGCGCCTTCCTGGTCGGCCGCACGGCGGCCGTCGGGATGATCGAGCGCGGCCACGGAAAGATCGTCAACATCTGCTCCGTCCAGACCTGGCTGGCCCGGCCCGGCATCGCCGCCTATGCGGCCTCCAAGGGCGGGCTGGCCATGCTGACGCGCAGCATGTGCGCGGAGTGGGCCGGATCCGGACTGACCGTCAACGCGCTCGCCCCCGGTTATGTGGTCACCGAGCTGACCCGGCCCCTGGTGGACGACCCGGCCTTCGACTCGTGGATCCGGGGCCGCACCCCGGCCGGACGCTGGGCCACGGTCGAGGACCTGGTCGGCACGCTGGTGTGGCTCGCGGCGCCGGCGTCGGACTTCGTCAACGGTCAGGTGATCGCCGTCGACGGCGGACTGACCGCGGTCGTCTGA
- a CDS encoding L-idonate 5-dehydrogenase has protein sequence MDSATMRAVVAHGAGDLRLEDRPVPVPGPGEVAVDIRYGGICGSDLHYWRHGAVGEFRLREPLVLGHEIVGRVREAGPGTQAPPPGTPVAVHPLASCGRCRQCLAGRRNTCLDTGYLGSAARNPHVQGGFADVLVVPAERVLALPEGLDLRLAAVAEPAAVAWHAVRQAGDVRGKRVLVTGAGPIGCLVVAALRAAGAAEITVTDVHEAPLAVAKQVGATSAVRVGADADRLDELAADIAIESSGSPAGLRTCVYGVDRGGLVVGLGLLPPGDTPVAANALITRELRLVGSFRFDDELTEVLRALADGRLAVEPVVTSLVPVAHVQEAFELAADPARSCKVLLDFGGQGT, from the coding sequence ATGGACTCAGCGACGATGCGGGCCGTGGTGGCGCACGGCGCTGGCGACCTCCGCCTGGAGGATCGCCCGGTACCGGTGCCCGGCCCGGGCGAGGTCGCGGTCGACATCCGGTACGGCGGCATCTGCGGCTCCGACCTGCACTACTGGCGCCACGGCGCGGTGGGTGAGTTCCGGCTTCGCGAACCCCTGGTGCTCGGCCACGAAATCGTGGGCCGGGTGCGCGAGGCGGGCCCCGGCACCCAGGCGCCGCCGCCGGGGACACCGGTGGCCGTGCACCCGCTGGCATCCTGCGGGAGGTGCCGGCAGTGCCTCGCCGGGCGACGCAACACCTGCCTGGACACCGGCTACTTGGGAAGTGCCGCCAGGAACCCCCATGTACAGGGCGGCTTCGCCGACGTCCTCGTCGTACCCGCCGAGCGGGTGCTCGCACTGCCGGAGGGCCTCGACCTGCGGCTGGCCGCGGTGGCCGAGCCCGCCGCGGTCGCCTGGCATGCCGTACGACAGGCCGGCGACGTGCGCGGCAAGAGGGTGCTGGTCACCGGAGCGGGGCCCATCGGCTGCCTCGTCGTGGCGGCACTCCGGGCCGCCGGTGCCGCCGAGATCACCGTGACCGACGTGCACGAGGCTCCGCTGGCCGTCGCCAAGCAGGTGGGCGCCACCTCGGCCGTACGAGTCGGCGCCGACGCCGACCGGCTGGACGAACTCGCCGCGGACATCGCCATAGAGTCCTCGGGCAGCCCGGCAGGGCTGCGCACCTGCGTGTACGGAGTCGACCGGGGCGGCCTCGTGGTGGGCCTCGGCCTGCTGCCGCCCGGAGACACTCCGGTGGCCGCCAACGCGCTGATCACCCGGGAACTGCGACTCGTCGGCTCCTTCCGCTTCGACGACGAGCTCACCGAGGTCCTCCGCGCACTGGCCGACGGCCGCCTCGCGGTCGAGCCGGTGGTCACCTCCTTGGTGCCGGTGGCCCACGTACAGGAGGCGTTCGAGCTCGCGGCCGACCCCGCCCGCTCGTGCAAGGTGCTGCTGGACTTCGGCGGGCAGGGAACCTGA
- a CDS encoding gluconokinase, whose amino-acid sequence MNEVGEVVLGIDLGTTATKVVAVNAAYRPVWTVERPAPLRAGRDGEAVHDPATVLAGAADAVRESAEHCARRGLTVRGLSFSAALHTLLALDSSGEPLTPALSWADTRAADIARRLRSERGEALHRATGTPVHPMAPVAKLAWFAAHEPDLFRRTAAWCGMKDYVLARFTGRLVTDLSCASASGLLDIHTAEWHGPALEAAGVAGERLPELVSPTTAFPLLPGPAAALGLPAGLPVVAGAGDGPLANLAVGATAPATAALSLGTSGALRVVRERPGVDDRCRVFCYHLADGLWVLGGAVSNAGVVAQWAAESFGGVDVADLLKEAAEVEPGSEGLTALPHLLGERAPWWDPDARGALIGLRRGHGRAHMTRAMIEGVGQQLALVRDSVVAAGAPIASVRATGGALRSSLWAEIVAAALDMPLEITDDTAGSGFGAALLGWRALGAVPHLCALPADVWARPHRTVFPDPVAVRRMAQTRPWMERCYEMLRDLSAQHRRP is encoded by the coding sequence ATGAACGAGGTCGGCGAGGTGGTGCTCGGCATCGACCTGGGCACCACCGCCACCAAGGTGGTCGCGGTGAACGCCGCTTACCGCCCGGTGTGGACCGTCGAACGCCCGGCCCCGCTGCGCGCGGGGCGGGACGGTGAAGCCGTCCACGACCCCGCGACCGTGCTCGCCGGGGCCGCCGACGCGGTGCGCGAGAGTGCGGAGCACTGCGCGCGACGGGGACTTACCGTGCGGGGGCTGTCCTTCAGCGCGGCCCTCCATACACTGCTCGCCCTCGATTCCTCCGGCGAACCGCTCACCCCCGCCCTGAGCTGGGCCGACACCCGGGCGGCCGACATCGCCCGGCGGCTGCGTTCCGAGCGCGGGGAGGCACTCCACCGGGCGACCGGCACACCCGTGCACCCCATGGCACCGGTGGCCAAGCTCGCCTGGTTCGCCGCGCACGAGCCGGACCTGTTCCGGCGCACGGCCGCCTGGTGCGGCATGAAGGACTACGTCCTGGCCCGGTTCACCGGCCGACTGGTCACCGACCTCTCGTGCGCCTCCGCGAGCGGGCTGCTGGACATCCACACCGCCGAATGGCACGGGCCCGCGCTGGAGGCCGCCGGAGTAGCGGGCGAACGACTTCCCGAACTCGTGTCGCCGACCACCGCCTTCCCGTTGTTGCCCGGGCCGGCCGCCGCGCTGGGCCTGCCCGCCGGACTGCCCGTGGTCGCCGGCGCCGGTGACGGACCGCTCGCCAACCTCGCCGTCGGTGCCACGGCCCCTGCCACCGCCGCGCTGTCCCTGGGCACCAGCGGCGCCCTCCGCGTCGTACGCGAGCGGCCGGGCGTGGACGACAGGTGCCGTGTGTTCTGCTATCACCTCGCCGACGGCCTGTGGGTGCTCGGCGGAGCGGTCAGCAACGCCGGAGTCGTCGCCCAGTGGGCCGCCGAGTCGTTCGGCGGCGTCGACGTAGCCGACCTGCTGAAGGAGGCCGCCGAGGTCGAGCCGGGTTCCGAGGGCCTGACCGCGTTGCCCCACCTCCTCGGCGAACGCGCCCCCTGGTGGGATCCCGATGCCCGCGGAGCCCTGATCGGACTGCGGCGCGGCCACGGCAGAGCCCACATGACCCGGGCCATGATCGAGGGCGTCGGACAGCAACTGGCGCTGGTTCGGGACTCGGTGGTCGCGGCAGGGGCCCCGATCGCCTCGGTGCGGGCCACGGGCGGAGCACTGCGGTCCTCGTTGTGGGCGGAGATCGTAGCGGCGGCGCTCGACATGCCGTTGGAGATCACCGACGACACGGCCGGCTCCGGATTCGGCGCCGCACTCCTCGGCTGGCGCGCACTCGGCGCCGTGCCCCACCTCTGCGCCCTGCCCGCCGATGTCTGGGCCCGTCCGCATCGCACCGTCTTCCCGGACCCGGTCGCCGTACGGAGGATGGCGCAGACCCGGCCATGGATGGAGCGGTGCTACGAGATGCTGCGGGACCTGTCCGCTCAGCACCGGCGCCCGTGA
- a CDS encoding NAD(P)-dependent oxidoreductase: MSGDTEVGVAGLGVMGSAIARRLLGCERAVRVYDIRPEAVAELALEGAATAQSPALLSTSGVVILSLNTAEIVERAVFGPGGILSAAPDGVLVIDMSSVDPGRTREFAERAAKLGAGWVDAPLSGGAPAVKRGELTLMLGGEVEHVERALPVLGALASRLTHLGPAGSGQLVKAVNQVLVGCGFAALAEAAALVRAAGLPSRQVLTALTGGRADSALLQEFFVKFAEADLSPTGRISNMVKDLDSARDHARSAGVPLPVTTAVAELHRWLAAAGHGDADNAALMHYYAPLEVRP, translated from the coding sequence GTGTCAGGAGATACAGAGGTCGGCGTGGCCGGGCTCGGAGTCATGGGCTCCGCCATCGCGCGACGACTGCTCGGCTGCGAGCGCGCGGTACGCGTCTACGACATCCGGCCGGAGGCCGTCGCGGAACTCGCCCTGGAGGGGGCCGCCACGGCGCAGTCACCCGCCCTGCTCTCCACGTCGGGTGTGGTGATCCTCTCCCTCAACACCGCGGAGATCGTGGAGCGGGCGGTCTTCGGACCGGGCGGGATCCTGAGCGCGGCTCCGGACGGCGTGCTGGTGATCGACATGTCGAGCGTCGACCCCGGCCGCACGCGCGAGTTCGCCGAGCGTGCCGCGAAGTTGGGCGCCGGCTGGGTCGACGCCCCGCTGTCGGGCGGCGCACCGGCCGTCAAGCGCGGCGAGCTGACGTTGATGCTCGGTGGCGAGGTGGAGCACGTCGAACGCGCGCTCCCCGTCCTCGGCGCTCTGGCGTCCCGGCTGACGCACCTCGGCCCCGCCGGTTCCGGTCAGCTGGTCAAGGCCGTCAACCAGGTGCTGGTCGGCTGCGGATTCGCCGCGCTCGCCGAGGCGGCCGCCCTGGTGCGGGCGGCCGGCCTTCCGTCCCGGCAGGTGCTCACCGCGCTCACCGGAGGCAGGGCCGACTCAGCACTCCTGCAGGAGTTCTTCGTCAAGTTCGCCGAGGCCGACCTCTCCCCCACCGGGCGGATCAGCAACATGGTCAAGGATCTCGACTCCGCCCGCGACCACGCGCGCTCCGCGGGCGTGCCACTGCCGGTCACCACCGCCGTCGCCGAACTGCACCGCTGGCTCGCCGCAGCCGGCCACGGCGACGCCGACAACGCCGCGCTGATGCACTACTACGCTCCCTTGGAGGTACGGCCGTGA